One part of the Nostoc sp. PCC 7120 = FACHB-418 genome encodes these proteins:
- the prmA gene encoding 50S ribosomal protein L11 methyltransferase translates to MANTWWELQISCESALEDSVSWRLEDFGCRGTASESKGDSCLVKGYLPIFQAQLLDLAALGLWLQQDALCIGLSSPTLTWQLIDEEDWASSWKQYWHPQEIGDRFLINPAWLPSPENSDRLIIRLDPGVAFGTGNHATTQLCLESLEMRLSEVPKSFISKGGNQEPVIIADIGCGSGILSIGAVLLGAQKVYAVDTDPLAVQSTFSNRALNEVNPERLVPAEGSVDILKKLIERPVDGIVCNILADVIIQLVPEISEISKPSTWAIFSGILVEQSTSVAEALEKHGWVVATMWKRKEWCCLNVRRT, encoded by the coding sequence ATGGCAAACACTTGGTGGGAACTACAGATTTCATGTGAATCGGCGCTAGAAGACTCTGTTTCTTGGCGACTGGAAGATTTTGGTTGTCGTGGTACAGCTAGCGAAAGTAAGGGTGATTCTTGCTTAGTTAAGGGTTATTTGCCGATATTTCAAGCACAGTTATTAGATTTAGCGGCGCTGGGGCTATGGTTGCAACAAGATGCCCTGTGTATAGGATTATCTTCTCCTACCTTGACTTGGCAGCTAATTGATGAGGAAGATTGGGCGAGTAGCTGGAAACAATATTGGCATCCCCAGGAAATAGGCGATCGCTTTCTCATCAACCCCGCATGGCTACCATCACCGGAAAACTCCGATAGGTTAATCATCCGCCTCGACCCTGGCGTAGCATTTGGTACAGGAAACCATGCTACTACTCAATTATGTCTAGAATCCCTAGAAATGAGATTGAGTGAGGTTCCCAAATCGTTTATCAGTAAAGGAGGGAACCAAGAACCTGTCATAATTGCGGATATTGGCTGCGGTTCTGGTATCCTTTCGATTGGGGCAGTTTTATTAGGCGCACAGAAAGTTTATGCAGTAGATACCGACCCTTTAGCTGTGCAGTCAACCTTCAGCAATCGCGCCCTCAACGAAGTAAACCCAGAACGCCTAGTACCAGCAGAAGGTAGCGTAGATATCTTAAAGAAACTGATTGAACGCCCGGTAGATGGTATTGTTTGCAATATTTTAGCTGATGTCATTATTCAATTAGTCCCAGAAATCAGCGAGATATCTAAACCTAGCACTTGGGCTATTTTTAGCGGGATTTTAGTTGAACAATCTACCTCTGTTGCTGAGGCTTTAGAAAAACACGGTTGGGTAGTCGCTACTATGTGGAAACGCAAAGAATGGTGCTGCTTAAATGTCAGGCGTACTTAA
- a CDS encoding DUF433 domain-containing protein, translated as MTLQKLESQLLALTPNEKAQAIQLLAQSLGNPWRGIEKTAYVCGGDACITGTRIPVWVLINARRLGISEAQLLKDYPTLSATDLTNAWVYATVYPEEIETAIRENEED; from the coding sequence ATGACACTTCAGAAGTTAGAATCACAACTACTTGCCTTGACACCAAACGAGAAAGCACAGGCAATTCAGTTACTTGCTCAAAGTTTGGGCAACCCTTGGCGAGGGATTGAGAAAACTGCCTATGTGTGTGGTGGGGATGCGTGTATTACCGGAACCCGTATTCCTGTTTGGGTTTTAATTAATGCGCGTAGGTTAGGTATTAGTGAAGCTCAACTTTTGAAAGACTATCCCACTTTATCTGCAACTGACTTAACTAATGCTTGGGTTTATGCCACAGTATACCCAGAAGAAATTGAAACAGCCATTCGGGAAAATGAAGAAGACTAA
- a CDS encoding acyltransferase family protein, which produces MRLTSLDVFRGITIAGMILVNMAGVADDVYPPLAHAEWHGCTPTDLVFPFFLFIVGVAMSFSLSKYTQENKPTSVVYWRIFRRAAILFVLGLLLNGFWNKGIWTFDLSNIRIMGVLQRISLSYLFASLTVLNLPRKGQWILAGVLLVGYWLTMMYVPVPDYGAGVLTREGNFGAYIDRLIIPKSHLYAGDGFKNLGDPEGLFSTIPAIVSVLAGYFTGEWIRKQPVQTRTSLGLALFGIGCLIVGWGWGWVFPINKKLWTSSYVVFTSGWALLLLAACYELIEVRLIKRWGKPFEIMGLNAIALFVLSVLLIKILVRTKIGTGETAPSTFNWIYQNIFASWAGTYNGSLLFALVTVLLWWAVAVLMYRQRWFLKV; this is translated from the coding sequence ATGCGCCTGACTTCGCTTGATGTATTTCGCGGTATTACTATTGCAGGGATGATTCTCGTCAATATGGCGGGGGTTGCAGATGATGTCTATCCTCCCTTAGCTCATGCTGAATGGCATGGTTGCACACCAACTGATTTAGTATTTCCTTTCTTTTTATTTATTGTTGGTGTGGCAATGTCTTTTTCTCTATCCAAATACACCCAGGAGAATAAACCCACCTCGGTTGTTTACTGGCGCATCTTCCGCCGCGCCGCCATCCTCTTTGTTTTGGGTTTGTTACTCAATGGCTTTTGGAATAAGGGTATATGGACGTTTGATTTGAGTAATATCCGCATCATGGGGGTATTGCAGCGTATTAGCCTGAGTTACCTGTTTGCTTCCTTGACAGTCCTCAACCTACCGCGCAAAGGACAATGGATACTAGCTGGGGTTTTACTCGTCGGCTATTGGCTCACGATGATGTATGTCCCTGTACCTGACTATGGTGCTGGTGTGTTAACGAGGGAAGGCAACTTTGGGGCTTATATTGACCGCCTGATTATACCCAAATCTCATCTGTATGCGGGGGATGGGTTTAAAAATTTGGGAGACCCAGAGGGACTTTTCAGCACGATTCCTGCTATTGTGAGTGTTTTAGCTGGTTATTTTACTGGGGAATGGATACGTAAACAGCCAGTACAAACACGGACAAGTTTAGGATTAGCATTATTTGGGATTGGTTGCTTAATTGTTGGTTGGGGTTGGGGTTGGGTGTTCCCCATTAATAAAAAACTGTGGACAAGTTCTTATGTGGTGTTTACCAGTGGTTGGGCTTTATTGCTATTAGCCGCTTGTTATGAACTAATTGAGGTGAGGTTAATCAAACGCTGGGGTAAGCCTTTTGAAATTATGGGGTTAAATGCGATCGCTCTTTTCGTTCTATCAGTTTTACTCATTAAAATCTTAGTCAGAACCAAAATCGGTACAGGGGAAACAGCCCCCAGCACCTTTAACTGGATATACCAAAACATCTTCGCTTCCTGGGCTGGAACCTACAACGGTTCTCTACTATTCGCCCTAGTCACCGTACTATTATGGTGGGCTGTCGCCGTCCTCATGTACCGCCAACGCTGGTTCCTCAAAGTCTAG
- a CDS encoding Uma2 family endonuclease, whose protein sequence is MLNFNLPRYLPSADELPDSDETPVDNELQELIPGLLKAILLLLWAERMDWFFGVDMGVYFHPDQPPIVPDGFLSLGVERFYDEELRPSYVLWDEQVTPILVLEVVSQNYRKEYSDKLNDYAALGVLYYVIYSSRRRRKPHLEVHKLVNGKYELQEGNPIWLPEIGLGIGCERGNYCGVTREWMYWYDEAGKRYPTPEEQIKQAQQQAQLAQQRAQQEAQRAQQLAERLRALGIDPDNLI, encoded by the coding sequence ATGCTAAACTTCAACTTGCCAAGGTACTTACCTTCAGCCGACGAACTACCAGACTCTGACGAAACACCAGTGGATAACGAACTGCAAGAACTTATCCCAGGATTACTAAAAGCAATTCTGCTGCTACTCTGGGCAGAACGGATGGACTGGTTTTTTGGTGTAGATATGGGTGTTTATTTTCACCCCGATCAACCACCAATTGTTCCAGATGGGTTTTTGAGCCTTGGGGTAGAAAGATTTTATGATGAAGAACTGCGTCCCAGTTATGTGCTGTGGGATGAACAAGTTACGCCAATATTGGTGTTAGAAGTTGTTTCTCAAAACTACCGCAAAGAATACAGTGATAAATTAAATGACTATGCCGCTTTGGGTGTACTTTATTACGTCATTTATTCTTCTCGCCGCCGTCGCAAACCCCATTTAGAAGTACATAAATTAGTGAACGGCAAATATGAATTGCAAGAAGGAAACCCAATTTGGCTACCAGAAATTGGCTTAGGAATTGGTTGCGAAAGGGGAAATTATTGCGGTGTAACGCGGGAATGGATGTATTGGTACGACGAAGCAGGGAAGCGTTATCCCACACCAGAAGAACAGATTAAACAGGCGCAACAACAAGCGCAACTTGCCCAACAACGCGCCCAGCAGGAAGCACAACGCGCCCAACAGTTGGCGGAAAGATTACGCGCCTTGGGAATAGATCCTGATAATTTGATTTGA
- a CDS encoding HEAT repeat domain-containing protein: MLIEWFGTWIAGKAFGFLVKTIISKEFLEELVKDYAKDFFRNIIHNAVTAPFQREPLQKAEVMAFAEFLQLMQQDLEYGELSKEEIENYTQPLQQFLKQPEVKQILGDAFDYECEAINTKRLQEIWYQLVASSSLSEDFKWKKIGREYLSKVKKIIREFPEMRAILDSQNIEQIKENTQAIAGIISQFDLKRYQEAISERYGNLKLDSLDTTGYAYNELKLWRMFIAQDVREVHQVLPRVHELPKEHFRRLRETDQIEAEIAAEELQKLTRVYLEQPLLSVLDVVNNKQSYKYVVILGDPGSGKSTLLQYLALNWSESPLDNVISQPIPLLIELRTYMRRRDGNECHNFLEFLDKCSGAIEHLNQHQLHQQLQAGNALVMFDGLDEVFDPGKREDVITDIHRFTNEYPNVQVIVTSRVIGYKPQRLRDAEFRHFMLQDLNSAQIQDFIHRWHELTFSDEADKLRKWERLLRGIENSKAITELAGNPLLLTMMAILNRNQELPRDRNSLYEQASRVLLHQWDVERALVEDKRLDHKTIDYKDKQAMLRQVAYSMQTSGAGLAGNVISADQLENILTEYLRTTEINQPRQAARVMREQLRTRNFMLCFLGADYYAFVHRTFLEYFCAWEFVWRFEKERSLSIEDLKTEVFGKHWRDETWHEVLLLIAGMIDAKFVGEIIDYLMVQDGEENKFINMFLAAKCLVEVRNRSLIVSISDKLLNYLKNLTKYDIWYYYRPEYDSEEIKFIRDIRTQAVREIAAAWQDSTETKTFLQQLATVNDDSDVRQKAIQEFTQAYKDDPTTQTFLQEIVTANNYSVERRIAIQELARTYKNNPTTKSFLQQIATVDDSWDVRMTAVQELINAYRYDPATKAFLQERATMDDDLDVRRTAAQELNQTCKDKSTTKIILQERTNADDDFVRIIAVQKLAQTYKDDLETKTILQKCATVDKRWEVRRIAIQELVKAYKNEPTTKTFLKEFAIRDDSWDVRKTALQELVKAYKDDSTTKIFLQELTTMDKHWDVRRTAIQELVKAYKDDSTIKIFIHKRAIVDNDSDVRRTAVQELVKAYKYDLTIKTFLKECAITDDDSDVRQTVVQELAKAYKDDICTKTIIQQLVTTDNDPDVRRTAVQELVKAHKDDPNTKTILQQLTTADNSSIVRWSVVQELAKAFKSQPELLETYYNCVVNDPFEGSHDSFSPNPRRVALEIIIKQYPQHEKTLPLLRDRAENDPDEQVREYAQKKLKEWQG; this comes from the coding sequence ATGCTAATTGAATGGTTTGGTACTTGGATTGCAGGAAAAGCATTTGGATTTTTGGTTAAGACTATCATCAGCAAGGAATTTTTAGAAGAGTTAGTCAAAGATTACGCTAAAGATTTTTTCAGAAATATTATTCATAATGCTGTGACTGCGCCATTCCAGCGAGAACCACTACAGAAAGCTGAAGTAATGGCGTTTGCAGAATTTCTGCAACTCATGCAGCAAGATTTGGAATACGGTGAACTATCAAAAGAAGAAATTGAAAATTATACCCAGCCGTTACAGCAGTTTTTAAAGCAGCCAGAAGTTAAACAAATTTTGGGTGATGCTTTCGACTATGAATGTGAGGCTATCAATACTAAGAGATTACAAGAAATTTGGTATCAATTGGTCGCCTCTAGTTCCTTATCAGAAGATTTTAAATGGAAGAAGATAGGCAGAGAATATTTATCAAAAGTGAAGAAGATTATTCGAGAATTTCCCGAAATGAGGGCAATTCTTGATTCTCAGAATATAGAACAAATTAAAGAAAACACACAAGCCATAGCTGGCATTATTTCTCAATTCGATTTAAAACGCTATCAAGAAGCAATTAGTGAGCGTTACGGCAATTTAAAATTAGACAGTTTAGATACGACTGGCTACGCTTATAACGAACTCAAGTTATGGCGAATGTTCATAGCTCAAGATGTGCGGGAAGTGCATCAAGTTTTGCCGCGAGTTCATGAACTGCCGAAGGAACACTTTAGAAGGCTGCGAGAAACTGACCAGATAGAGGCAGAAATTGCTGCCGAGGAATTGCAAAAACTCACAAGGGTTTATTTAGAACAGCCACTACTTTCAGTATTAGATGTTGTTAATAATAAGCAAAGTTATAAATATGTTGTAATTTTGGGTGATCCTGGTTCTGGTAAGTCTACGCTGTTGCAGTATTTAGCTTTGAATTGGTCTGAGTCACCATTAGATAATGTGATCTCACAACCAATTCCTTTGTTAATTGAGTTACGTACTTATATGCGGCGGCGGGATGGGAATGAGTGTCATAACTTTTTGGAATTTTTGGATAAATGTAGCGGTGCAATTGAACATCTCAATCAACATCAATTACATCAACAGCTACAAGCTGGTAACGCTTTAGTCATGTTTGATGGGTTAGATGAAGTATTTGACCCTGGTAAGCGAGAGGATGTAATTACAGATATTCATCGCTTTACTAATGAGTATCCTAATGTGCAGGTGATTGTTACTTCTCGCGTAATTGGTTATAAACCGCAACGGCTTCGTGATGCTGAGTTTCGCCATTTTATGTTGCAAGATTTGAACTCAGCACAAATTCAAGATTTTATTCACCGTTGGCATGAGTTAACTTTCAGTGATGAAGCAGATAAACTTAGAAAATGGGAAAGGCTGCTAAGAGGAATTGAAAATTCAAAAGCCATTACAGAATTAGCAGGAAATCCTCTGTTGTTGACGATGATGGCAATTCTTAATCGTAATCAAGAATTACCTAGAGATAGAAACTCACTTTATGAACAAGCATCGCGGGTATTGTTGCATCAGTGGGATGTGGAACGGGCTTTAGTTGAAGATAAACGACTAGATCATAAGACTATTGATTACAAAGATAAGCAAGCTATGCTGCGTCAAGTTGCCTATAGTATGCAAACAAGTGGTGCGGGTTTAGCTGGTAATGTGATTAGTGCTGATCAATTAGAAAATATTCTGACTGAATATTTAAGAACTACAGAAATTAATCAACCCAGACAAGCTGCGAGGGTAATGAGAGAACAACTGAGAACTCGTAACTTTATGTTATGTTTCCTCGGTGCTGATTACTATGCTTTTGTGCATCGCACTTTTTTGGAATATTTCTGTGCTTGGGAGTTTGTCTGGCGGTTTGAGAAGGAACGCAGTCTTTCAATTGAGGATTTAAAAACGGAAGTTTTTGGCAAACACTGGCGTGATGAAACTTGGCATGAAGTCTTACTATTAATTGCTGGTATGATTGATGCCAAGTTTGTTGGTGAAATTATTGATTATTTAATGGTGCAGGATGGTGAAGAAAATAAATTCATCAATATGTTTTTAGCCGCTAAGTGTCTTGTCGAAGTGAGAAATCGTTCATTGATAGTGTCCATTTCTGATAAATTACTGAACTACCTAAAAAACTTAACTAAATATGATATCTGGTATTATTATCGCCCTGAATACGATTCCGAAGAAATTAAGTTTATTCGAGATATCCGCACTCAAGCAGTTAGAGAAATTGCAGCAGCTTGGCAAGATTCAACCGAAACTAAAACTTTTCTCCAACAACTTGCTACAGTGAATGATGACTCAGATGTAAGGCAGAAAGCAATACAAGAATTCACCCAGGCTTACAAAGATGATCCTACAACTCAAACATTTCTCCAAGAAATTGTCACTGCAAATAATTACTCAGTGGAGCGACGAATAGCAATACAAGAATTAGCTCGGACTTACAAAAATAACCCCACGACTAAAAGTTTTCTCCAACAAATTGCTACGGTAGATGATAGTTGGGATGTGAGAATGACAGCAGTACAAGAATTAATTAATGCTTACAGATATGACCCCGCTACTAAAGCATTTCTCCAAGAACGTGCCACTATGGATGATGATTTGGATGTACGAAGAACAGCAGCACAAGAATTAAATCAGACTTGCAAAGATAAATCCACCACTAAAATAATTCTCCAAGAACGTACCAATGCAGATGATGATTTTGTACGAATAATAGCTGTACAAAAATTAGCACAAACTTACAAAGATGACCTCGAAACTAAAACTATTCTCCAAAAATGTGCCACTGTAGATAAGCGTTGGGAAGTACGGCGGATAGCGATACAAGAATTAGTCAAAGCTTATAAAAATGAACCCACGACCAAAACTTTTCTCAAGGAATTTGCTATCAGAGATGATAGTTGGGATGTGCGAAAAACAGCATTACAAGAATTGGTCAAAGCTTATAAAGATGACTCTACAACCAAAATTTTTCTCCAAGAACTTACTACTATGGATAAACATTGGGATGTGCGAAGAACAGCAATACAAGAGTTAGTTAAGGCTTACAAGGATGACTCCACTATCAAAATTTTTATTCATAAACGTGCCATTGTCGATAATGATTCGGATGTGCGACGAACGGCCGTACAAGAGTTAGTTAAGGCTTACAAATATGACCTCACTATCAAAACCTTCCTTAAAGAATGTGCCATTACAGATGATGATTCGGATGTGCGACAGACCGTAGTCCAAGAATTAGCTAAGGCTTATAAAGATGACATCTGTACCAAAACCATCATCCAACAACTCGTTACTACGGATAATGACCCGGATGTGCGACGGACAGCCGTACAAGAATTAGTCAAGGCTCACAAAGATGACCCCAATACCAAAACTATTCTCCAGCAACTTACCACTGCGGATAATAGTTCAATTGTGAGATGGTCGGTAGTGCAAGAATTAGCTAAAGCTTTTAAATCCCAGCCTGAACTTTTGGAAACATACTACAACTGTGTTGTTAATGACCCCTTTGAAGGTAGCCATGATAGTTTTAGCCCAAATCCCCGGCGCGTTGCTCTTGAGATAATTATCAAACAGTATCCCCAGCATGAAAAAACTTTACCACTGTTGCGCGACAGAGCAGAGAATGATCCAGATGAGCAAGTGCGGGAGTATGCACAGAAAAAGTTGAAGGAGTGGCAGGGATAA
- the serA gene encoding phosphoglycerate dehydrogenase: protein MSKVLVSDPIDQAGIDILSQVATVDVNTGLKPAELIEIIGQYDALMIRSGTRVTQEIIEAGTQLKIIGRAGVGVDNVDVPAATRRGIVVVNSPEGNTIAAAEHALAMMLSLSRHIPDANASVKRGEWDRKTFVGAEVYKKTLGVVGLGKIGSHVAAVAKAMGMKLLAYDPFISTERAEQIGCQLVDLDLLMQQSDYITLHIPKTPETTHIINATTLAKMKPTARIINCARGGIIDEAALAAAIKEGKIAGAALDVFESEPLGESDLRAIGKDIILTPHLGASTTEAQVNVAIDVAEQIRDVLLGLPARSAVNIPGLGPDVLEELKPYMQLAETLGKLVGQLAGGRVELLTVRLQGELATNKSQPLVIASLKGLLHQALRERVNYVNANIEAKERGIRVIETRDASARDYAGSLRLEATGTLGTHSVTGALLGDKEIHLTDVDGFPINVPPSKYMVFTLHRDMPGIIGKLGSLLGSFNVNIASMQVGRKIVRGDAVMALSIDDPLPDGILAEITKVPGIRDAYTVTL, encoded by the coding sequence ATGTCTAAGGTTCTCGTCTCCGATCCTATTGACCAGGCTGGCATTGACATTCTCTCGCAAGTCGCTACTGTTGATGTCAATACAGGTCTCAAACCAGCAGAATTAATAGAAATTATTGGTCAGTATGACGCGTTAATGATTCGTTCTGGTACGCGCGTCACTCAAGAAATTATTGAAGCAGGTACACAACTGAAAATCATCGGTCGTGCCGGTGTGGGTGTGGATAATGTAGATGTTCCGGCTGCTACTCGTCGAGGAATTGTTGTTGTCAATTCTCCTGAGGGGAACACTATCGCCGCCGCCGAACACGCCTTGGCGATGATGCTGTCATTGTCTCGCCACATCCCCGATGCTAACGCTTCCGTGAAACGCGGTGAGTGGGATCGTAAAACTTTCGTAGGTGCGGAAGTTTATAAAAAAACTTTAGGGGTTGTCGGTTTAGGCAAAATTGGTTCCCATGTGGCGGCTGTTGCTAAAGCAATGGGGATGAAATTGTTAGCTTACGATCCTTTCATTTCCACTGAACGGGCCGAACAAATTGGCTGTCAGTTAGTAGATTTAGATTTGCTGATGCAGCAATCTGACTATATTACCCTGCACATTCCCAAAACCCCAGAAACCACCCACATCATCAACGCCACCACTCTGGCGAAAATGAAGCCCACCGCCCGGATTATCAACTGCGCCCGTGGGGGCATTATTGATGAAGCAGCCTTAGCCGCAGCGATTAAAGAAGGGAAAATTGCTGGGGCGGCGCTGGATGTGTTCGAGTCGGAACCACTGGGTGAATCAGATTTAAGAGCGATCGGTAAAGATATCATTCTTACCCCCCACTTAGGTGCATCCACCACAGAAGCCCAGGTGAATGTAGCTATTGACGTAGCTGAACAAATCCGCGATGTACTTTTAGGTTTACCCGCACGTTCCGCCGTCAACATCCCCGGACTCGGCCCCGATGTGTTGGAAGAACTAAAACCCTATATGCAGTTAGCGGAAACCTTGGGTAAGTTGGTAGGACAGCTAGCAGGTGGGCGGGTAGAACTACTCACTGTCCGCTTACAAGGGGAACTCGCTACTAACAAGAGTCAGCCTTTAGTAATTGCTTCCCTCAAAGGATTACTACACCAAGCCCTACGGGAACGAGTAAACTACGTCAACGCCAACATAGAAGCCAAGGAACGGGGAATCCGGGTTATTGAAACCCGCGACGCTTCCGCCCGTGACTATGCTGGTTCCCTACGCCTGGAAGCGACAGGAACCTTAGGTACTCATTCCGTGACCGGCGCATTGCTAGGCGATAAGGAAATTCACCTCACCGACGTTGACGGCTTCCCGATTAACGTCCCACCAAGCAAATACATGGTGTTTACCTTGCACCGTGATATGCCAGGAATCATTGGCAAACTCGGTTCCTTACTGGGCAGCTTTAATGTCAATATTGCCAGTATGCAGGTAGGGCGGAAAATCGTCCGTGGTGATGCCGTTATGGCTCTCAGCATTGATGATCCTTTACCAGATGGCATTTTAGCGGAAATCACCAAAGTACCCGGCATTCGGGACGCGTATACAGTAACACTATAG
- a CDS encoding glycosyltransferase family 2 protein — protein MKLSIITATYNRPMQLASTALPSIQSQTDRNFEWLVINDGANPDTRDIITSIRVNADFPITYMEMEHPDPCSGFGLCYARNLGLDAASGEIVSYLDDDNSIAPEFVASMRQYFKQHSNLRYSIARQQRRRDVIRNGNVVRQGKPFVSPSDCCSLQQLLWQKEIFDSNGFVHHQSNAPRWNPQFQVFADYEYLLQSACIWGDSGFGFNDSILIKYIQSSIGIIGSSNYEQWATELLLIITNQANYSILQGSIVERLEQLVDSYSTKAQISLSPKAFSL, from the coding sequence TTGAAATTATCAATCATCACTGCAACATACAATAGACCTATGCAGCTTGCATCTACTGCACTGCCAAGCATTCAAAGTCAAACTGACCGCAATTTTGAATGGCTCGTCATCAATGATGGGGCTAATCCTGACACCAGAGATATTATCACCAGCATTAGGGTAAATGCTGATTTCCCTATCACTTACATGGAAATGGAACACCCTGACCCTTGCAGTGGCTTTGGCTTGTGCTACGCTCGTAACCTGGGACTAGATGCAGCTAGTGGTGAGATTGTTTCATACCTAGACGATGACAACAGTATAGCCCCTGAATTTGTTGCCTCAATGCGGCAGTACTTTAAACAACATTCCAATCTTCGATATAGCATAGCAAGACAGCAGCGCCGCCGCGATGTCATCCGTAATGGTAATGTTGTTCGCCAAGGAAAGCCGTTTGTTTCACCTAGCGATTGCTGCTCCTTACAGCAGCTTTTATGGCAAAAAGAGATATTCGACAGCAATGGTTTCGTCCACCACCAGAGCAATGCTCCTAGATGGAACCCCCAGTTTCAAGTATTCGCAGACTACGAGTATTTACTGCAATCTGCTTGCATCTGGGGTGACAGTGGCTTTGGTTTCAATGACAGCATTCTTATTAAATATATCCAGTCTTCTATTGGTATTATTGGTAGTTCTAATTATGAGCAATGGGCAACTGAGCTATTGCTAATTATCACTAATCAAGCTAACTATTCCATCCTTCAAGGCAGTATTGTTGAACGCTTAGAACAGCTTGTAGATAGTTATAGTACTAAAGCACAAATTTCATTAAGTCCAAAAGCATTTTCTTTATAA